The DNA segment TATTTCGCAGATCATTCCATCCTGATCATCCGGTAATCCTTTCAGTTGGAGGCGGCAGGGATGTCGTCCACAAGGGCGCGAACGACTACCGCAGAGAACAGCGATGTTCCCCGATTCCTACCCCCTCGCCTTTCCGTTTACGTATTGTTGGGATGCGGTTGAACTTGTCCTCCTCAAGGAGCGAATAAAAAAAGAGCCGCTCCTAAGAGCGGCTCTTGAAATAGACGGATTAGATTACTTACGGCGGCGGAAGATCAACAACGCCGCTGCACCCAAACCAGCCAATGCCATGCTGGTTGGCTCAGGAATGGCAATCACCATACCGGCAGGGAATGAGCCTGATGTGGCAATCGGCGTCCCGGCTGGCACCGTTGTCGGGTTTCCAGTCTCACTCATAGTAAAGATGGCACTCCACCCTGTCGCGGCTCCTTGAGCAAGTGCTTCATCCCACGTCGCAGCCGTGCCCAACCAGCCCCGCACGACCAGTGCGGTTGCACCGCCTGGCGCTATTCCTGGTATTGTAATCGTTCCCCCTGAGAAGCGACCAGCCGAGATGAATCTCGCAGCCCCATCTGCAGTAATGTTTCCACTTGCTGCATTTAAGGTCGGTTGGAATAAAGATAAATCTGTCGTTCCAACTGGCGCCCACAATAATTGGACGAACCCACTATTAGCCGCGGCGGGAACTAGTCCTTCACCGAGATCTACGTTAACAAGAGTAGTCCCTGAGTTATTAAATTGCACGAGACCTTGCCCGTAAGCAACTGTACCTATAGCAACTGCTGCTATTGCTGCTATCAATGTTTTTTTCATAAGTAATTTACTTTTATTTTTTAGTATTCGTTTGATATTTCACTAACTGCGGTGACTAAGACTAAATATTAGGGATTCAAGGTTGTTGACCAAGTCAAAGCGGCACCCGTGTTGTTGTAGAAGAAGCCTTCAGCAACCCCCACTGAAGGGCCGTTCTCATCGTCAGATGTCCATCCGAACCCGCCAATGTATTCAAAGGAGTTCCAACTATTGCCACTCCAAGTGAACACTGAGTCTCCGTCATTACCAACACTTGAGCCAGGCGCCGGGCCAGCCACAGGAATCTTACTTCCAACCAAGCTCAATCCAGACCCTAGAGTGGTGGTTGTCGTTCCCGTAGCAACTTCTCCGACGAATGTTATTGTTTGGTTACTGGAAGGATTGATGAACGCCACTTCGCCTAAACCAACATTGATCGCATCGGTCCAACCTAAGCCATCGATCCATTCGGTCGAAACCCAACTGGCTGTGCCAGTGTTCCAAACAAAAGCTTGGCTACCATCAGAACTACCATCAGCAAGCTTGAAGGTGTTGTTGATATCATTATTACCATCTGTCGGTATCAGTGGGTTGCTAACAAGCGCCAACTTATTGGCTTCCAACTGGACATTAACATATCCAACGATATTCAGTGAATACACATTGGACTGCGCTGTGGAGTACAGAGCTCCGGCCGCGATGAATGCCGCGGCTGCAAGTATTGTTTTTGTTCTCATAGTTTTATGGTTTTTAGTTACCGTGCGCGTTGACTATCTCAGAAGGGGGACAAGCCGTCAATAGTTTTATATGTTTTTTTGAACAATTTTTCATTTTATTTTTTAAAACGTAACTTATTGCACATAAGTCACTTAACGCTCTATACTCAATTGCTGACCGCCATTTCTGCCTCTAAAATCGCGATGTAAGGGGGACAAGAAGTGGGTTTTTCAGAGTATTTCCAGTGAGCGCGTTTAGGGCATTTTAAGTATTCCTATAGCCGCCGACATGGCGCAACGGCCTTCCAACCTCAAGCCAAGCGTTGGGGTCACGCGGGCGACCGCCCTTGGTTCGGAACGAGCACCGGCGCGACTGCGTCTTGGACTGCGGCAGTCTGCTGCCGCTGTGGAATCATCGGCCCGCGACCGGAAAGCGGCAGAAGACTGCCGCAGTCCAAAACCTCGCGGACCGAGTCGCCATTCCCCATCCGGACCCCACCTTCATGGGGTTACACTCGTTCGGGGCCACGGCGACAACTTTAATTAAACCGCTATAGTTGGAAACAGGAGTGAAATTCGATCCAGTATTTTCATCGCC comes from the Verrucomicrobiia bacterium genome and includes:
- a CDS encoding PEP-CTERM sorting domain-containing protein, producing the protein MKKTLIAAIAAVAIGTVAYGQGLVQFNNSGTTLVNVDLGEGLVPAAANSGFVQLLWAPVGTTDLSLFQPTLNAASGNITADGAARFISAGRFSGGTITIPGIAPGGATALVVRGWLGTAATWDEALAQGAATGWSAIFTMSETGNPTTVPAGTPIATSGSFPAGMVIAIPEPTSMALAGLGAAALLIFRRRK